One Brassica napus cultivar Da-Ae chromosome C2, Da-Ae, whole genome shotgun sequence DNA window includes the following coding sequences:
- the LOC125581965 gene encoding protein ALP1-like — MKKKHIERPIRQHVTKIGYNYIQKALKEDPKHFRLVYRMYPSVFLKLCQLIKEQTPLRDTRQMCLEEMVATFLLTIGQNSRYSYTMDTFKRSKFAASTNFHKVLKALNSIAPSLMAKPGLTVPTKIRESTRFYPYFQDCVGAIDGTHIDAIVSASEAPSYRNRKGKISQNVLDACNFDLEFIYVLSGWEGTAHDSKILSDALTRSTNRLPVPEENSSVNGNSRTFDEENADVGTLQSHQREYANNWRDTIAANMWAEATQTGSQR; from the exons ATGAAGAAGAAACATATTGAACGTCCCATTCGCCAACATGTCACAAAAATCGGTTACAACTACATACAAAAAGCTCTCAAAGAAGATCCAAAACACTTTCGGCTAGTGTACCGTATGTATCCATCCGTCTTTTTAAAGCTATGTCAACTTATCAAAGAGCAAACACCTCTTAGAGATACTCGGCAAATGTGTCTTGAAGAAATGGTGGCTACATTTTTGCTCACTATTGGTCAAAATTCAAGATATTCTTACACAATGGACACGTTCAAGAGATCCAAATTTGCTGCAAGTACAAACTTTCACAAGGTTTTAAAGGCGTTGAACTCTATCGCACCAAGTTTGATGGCTAAACCTGGACTCACAGTACCTACAAAAATAAGAGAAAGCACACGATTCTATCCCTATTTCCAG GATTGTGTTGGTGCTATTGATGGCACACACATTGATGCAATAGTGTCTGCTTCTGAAGCACCTAGCTACCGTAATCGAAAAGGGAAGATATCACAAAATGTGTTGGATGCTTGTAATTTTGATCTAGAATTCATATACGTTCTTAGTGGATGGGAAGGTACGGCTCATGATTCAAAAATACTAAGTGATGCTCTAACACGGAGTACTAACAGGTTGCCTGTTCCAGAGG AAAATAGTTCAGTAAACGGAAATTCAAGAACTTTCGATGAAGAAAATGCTGATGTAGGAACTCTCCAATCTCATCAAAGAGAATATGCTAACAATTGGAGAGACACAATAGCTGCTAATATGTGGGCAGAAGCTACACAAACAGGAAGTCAACGATGA
- the LOC106403478 gene encoding uncharacterized protein At2g29880-like, with protein sequence MGDSQKNKEKGGYSQWRPEETKLLIDLLVDAIHRNWRDANGLINKFTVEQIFLSVLNEKLGCQKEHKHYLTRIKYLREKYQNHLDLQRCNSGFGWDPDMKKYTALDEVWDEYLKVFEKYEDLQIIFGNGVATGGFAIGMGDSTDAHTFRVEDISQTRENINLHQSSDEVFELSSQQPSTECGMSAFSCTGSKDRAEKLHPRKRSRREADTNADKLKNDQDDSMIIVSNKIFNNHTRFKAITLIHSLGMKSVFKDMIVEERFGWIESNRSSL encoded by the exons ATGGGGGATTCacaaaagaataaagaaaaaggTGGGTATAGTCAATGGAGACCAGAGGAAACAAAACTTCTGATCGATTTACTTGTTGATGCAATTCATCGAAATTGGCGTGATGCTAATGGTTTAATAAACAAGTTCACGGTGGAACAAATTTTTTTGTCTGTTCTCAATGAAAAACTTGGATGCCAAAAAGAACACAAGCATTACCTAACTAGGATTAAATATTTGAGAGAAAAATACCAAAACCATTTGGATCTTCAACGCTGCAATTCTGGATTTGGATGGGATCCTGACATGAAAAAGTATACTGCTCTAGACGAAGTGTGGGACGAGTATTTAAAGGTAT TTGAAAAATATGAAGATCTGCAAATCATATTTGGAAATGGCGTAGCAACCGGTGGTTTTGCGATTGGAATGGGTGATAGTACTGATGCTCACACCTTTAGAGTTGAAGATATTAGTCAAACGAGAGAAAACATAAACCTTCATCAAAGCAGCGATGAAGTCTTTGAATTATCATCTCAACAACCATCAACGGAATGTGGTATGTCAGCTTTTTCATGTACAGGTTCAAAGGATCGTGCAGAAAAGCTTCATCCAAGGAAGAGGTCAAGAAGGGAAGCTGATACCAATGCAGATAAGCTGAAAAATGATCAAGATGATTCTATGATCATAGTTAGCAACAAAATTTTTA ATAATCATACTCGCTTCAAAGCAATCACCTTGATTCATTCACTTGGGATGAAAAGTGTCTTCAAggatatgatagtagaagaacGTTTTGGTTGGATTGAGAGCAACCGTAGCTCTTTATGA